Sequence from the Candidatus Accumulibacter similis genome:
TCGACAGTCCCTGCAGGCGTGCCGCCAGGTTCACGGCGTCGCCGAGGACCGTGTAGGCGCGTCGATGGCGCGAGCCCATGTCGCCGACGACCATCGTGCCGCTGTTGATCCCGATGCCGATCCGCAGAACGGGCCAGCCACGCATTGCCAACCGCTGATTGAGGGCCGGCAGTGCCGCCTGCATCGTCAGGGCAGCTGCCACCGCGTGGCGCGCATGCAGCGGGTCGGCGACCGGTGCGCCCCAGAAGGCGACGATGGCGTCACCGACGTACTTGTCCAGAGTACCACGGTGCGCTCGAATGACATCGGTCATCGCCGACAGGTACTCGTTCATCATCGCTGCCAGCTCGCCAGCCGGCATCTGCTCGGCAATCGTCGTGAAGCCGCGGACGTCTGCGAAGAGCACCGTCAACTCGGCATTGCGACCGCGCATGTCGTAGCGCTCCGGATCACGGCTCATCTCATCAACGAGTTCGGGAGGAACGTACTGGCCAAACAGCACCGCCAGCCGACGACGCGCGCGCGACTCGATGAACGAGCCAAAGAACAGTTGCAGCGCCAGCAGCAGGGTCAGCAGACAGAGGCTCGCAGCAGCCGGCAGAACCAGGTCGGCAGTCGCCCAGGCCAGGAGGTTGAGGACGGCCAGTACCAGCACGAGTACGAGCGTAAGGCCGACCGCTGCCGGTGGTGACAGTCGAGGCAACAGCGGCAACAGAATCAGGGCGAGAAGCGAGAGCACGGCCGCTTCGACAAGCGTCGCCCACGCTGGCGCATGCGGCAGTTTGCCGGCCAGCAGCCCGGCGAGCAGGTTGGCATGCACCTCGACTCCCGGCAGAGCCTCGTTGACCGGCGTCACACGCTGATCGAGCAAGCCTGCGGCACTGCCGCCAAGGAGAACGATCCGCCCACGTAGAGCGTCGGCGGGCAGCCGGGCGGCGGCGACATCGGCCGCCGAGTGATGGCGAAAGCCGTCCGCCACCCGACGAAACGGCAGCAGCACGGTCCCCTGTCGATCGACCTCGATGAGTCGCGAACCACGACTGCTGGACAACTCGATGGCAACCAGCGATGGCGAAGCGGACAGCCAGGGAAGCGGCTCGGTGAAGTGCAGCCGCAGCGCCGGACCGCCAAGGAGCAAATGCGCGATGACCAGCGGCAGCGCACCGTGGACCTGCCCCGCATGCTGCGCCAACAACCAGCCGCGGCGGACCACGCCATCGGGATCGACCGGGGCACCGAGGAAGCCGCCGCCCGCGGCTGCCCGCTGCAACACCGGCAGGTTGCCACCGTAGCCCGGCCAGTCGGTCAACCCCGCGGCCCGCGCGAGCTCGGCAGCGCCGATCGGCAGCGCGGGCGGCAGGGCACCGCTCGTGGTCGCAGCCACACCGCTCGACAGATGAAAACCGAGCACCACCGGATGTCGGCGCAGGACTTCGGCGAGCCGCGCGTCGTTGTCGAGCAACGGCCGCAGGTCGTCGACCACTGAGCGAAAGGCAGCGTTCTGCCGCAGGGGTCCGCGTGCCAGCGCCTCCAACACCGGCAACCCGGAGCTCTCGTCGGCCTCCGCGAGGATGAGGTCGAGCCCGACCAGCAGCGCGCCGTAGTCGGAAAACATGCGCTCGACCAGATCGGCCAGCCGCGCACGGCTCCACGGCCAGCGTCCGAGTTCCGCCAGCGAGCGCTCGTCGATATCGACGATGACGATGCTGCTGTCGACCGGCGCCTGCGCGAACCAGCGCACGCGGGCATCGTACAGGGCGGCATCGAGTCGGTGCAGCGCGCCGATCTCGAAGCAGCGCAGACTGTGCGCCAGGAGCACGCCGAGCAGCAGCAGCCCAAGCACGCCGCGCCAGACGGCAGGTGACAGGCCCCGTCCGACTGTCGCCGCGAAGTCAGCGAAGCTTGATCTCGACACGGCGATTGCGCGGCTCGGCTACCCCGTCCTCGGTGAAAACGACCGGATCGCGTTCGCCGCGACCGACGACGCTGATCGAATCCGGCGCAACGCCGGCCCGGATCAATTGTTCACGCCCCGCCTCGGCGCGGCGCAGCGACAGCCGGTCGTTGACCGCGGAGTTTGCCACCCGGTCGGTGTGGCCGATGACGATCGCCTCCGCCGACGGCAGCCTGGCGAGTTCGTCGCGAATGATCGGCAACTTGCTGCGCGACTCGGGTGTCAGGACGGTCGTTCCAGTCTCGAAGTGAATGACGTAGATGCGCGGGCGCGCCGGTTGCATGTCGAGCAGCCGGCCATAGGACTCGCGCACCATGCGCGGACTGCTGGTGAGCCTGCTCGGCGTGCCACCGCGAACATCGACGCCACTGTAGGGTTCGGCGAGCAGGATCTCGCCACTGGCAGCCGTCACCGAAAGCGCGCCGACGTGACCGTCCGGCCCGGGCAGCAGCACGACGTGATCGGTCACCCGCGAACAGCCGGCCAGCGTCAGCCAGAGAACCAAGTGGCCGATCCGGACGCGGCTCAATCGCCCTCCCCACGGGCTTCGATGATGAATTCGGTGCCCCTGATGCCGAGAACGACGTTGGGTGTCCTGAAGCGCACGTTCTCGGGAGTCTGCCGGGCAAGCAGACCGGTCACCACACTCAGCGTACCCTGCAACAGGGTAGCCAGCATGTTGCCTTCGCGTGTCGTCGGGTCGAAGCGGAAGTCGTTGATCAACAGCGTGCTGTTCGGCCCGGCGGTGAGCAGGGTGTCATCAGCAAGCGTGATGCCCACTGCGCCGTCAACGCCGGTACGAACCCGGTCGCCGACCTGCACCGGGCTGCCCACCTGCACCGGCAGCGTGATCCCGGCACGCTCCAGGTTCACCCTGCCTTCGAGTCGTTTGACCTTGCCGACGGGCAAGGCTGCCTCGGCACCGGCAACCGATGCGCAGAGCAGCAGCAGAAACGGCAGGCGATGACAGAACCTCAATGCGGGAACCTCCATCCGGTCAGCAGGGCGGGGGTCGACGAAAGCCTGCCGACGCCGTGTACAGCACCGGCGCAGCCTGCGGCTGCAAAGCCGGCCCGCTCACGCGAGCGCCACCGGCCTCACAGGTGGCCGGTCGACATCTGGCTTCGAGTCAACGCGCGCGATAGAGCAGGGTCGGATGAACCTCCTGCAGAATCTTTTGCATCGCCCGGCGCCGCTGCAGATTGAGAATGATCGGCGAGCGGGTGTTGGCGCCAATCGCGCCTCCGTCGGCCGCACCGCGGTAGACGATGATCACCACCGCCGCGTCCTCGGGACGCTCCAGTTCGAGCTCGGCGCAGTCCTCGTCGGACAGTTCGATCTCGTACTCGAGGTCCAGCGTCTCGGGAGCAACGATCGGGAAGGCAACTGCTACATCGTCCAGCGACTGCAGCCAGAAGACTGCCGGTTGCGGCCCTTCCTCATGGAAGAAGGTGAAGCGCCGGCAGTCGGGAAAGCCTGCAGGACCCACCGCGAAGGTGAAGACGGTCTGCGGATCGACCGGCACATCCTTGAGCCCAAAGCGTTCGAGATCAATCTTCATCGCTTACCCCCCAACGTACTGCGAGATGCAACCGCCCAAAGGAGCAAATTTAACCTTTTTCCCGGCTCTGCGGCAAATCGTCTTCACTGCCGGTCGCCGCCGGGGCACAAGCCAGCCGCCTTGAGTTTTGCTGCACGATTCTGCATAGTTCGCGCTGTTTCGCGGCACCGCCGGCAGCGCCGTGGGAGCCCGGCCAGGCACGTATCGGCAGCACTGACCGTTTCCGGGCGTCTTCCGATCGTCGCCGGGTGCAGTCGCAGGGCGCATCCGCAGCGACCTGCTCGCTCCACCGTCAACCAACCAAGGCCCGCAGAGCCCATGCTTCGCTTCGAAGATCGAGATGTCCCCCACCTGATCGCAGAAAGAATCGCCGACGAGATCGGCTGCCGCCCGCACCAAGTTCTCGCCGTGGCCGCCCTCCT
This genomic interval carries:
- a CDS encoding OmpA family protein — its product is MSRVRIGHLVLWLTLAGCSRVTDHVVLLPGPDGHVGALSVTAASGEILLAEPYSGVDVRGGTPSRLTSSPRMVRESYGRLLDMQPARPRIYVIHFETGTTVLTPESRSKLPIIRDELARLPSAEAIVIGHTDRVANSAVNDRLSLRRAEAGREQLIRAGVAPDSISVVGRGERDPVVFTEDGVAEPRNRRVEIKLR
- a CDS encoding FecR domain-containing protein, which encodes MEVPALRFCHRLPFLLLLCASVAGAEAALPVGKVKRLEGRVNLERAGITLPVQVGSPVQVGDRVRTGVDGAVGITLADDTLLTAGPNSTLLINDFRFDPTTREGNMLATLLQGTLSVVTGLLARQTPENVRFRTPNVVLGIRGTEFIIEARGEGD
- a CDS encoding adenylate/guanylate cyclase domain-containing protein, with the protein product MLGLLLLGVLLAHSLRCFEIGALHRLDAALYDARVRWFAQAPVDSSIVIVDIDERSLAELGRWPWSRARLADLVERMFSDYGALLVGLDLILAEADESSGLPVLEALARGPLRQNAAFRSVVDDLRPLLDNDARLAEVLRRHPVVLGFHLSSGVAATTSGALPPALPIGAAELARAAGLTDWPGYGGNLPVLQRAAAGGGFLGAPVDPDGVVRRGWLLAQHAGQVHGALPLVIAHLLLGGPALRLHFTEPLPWLSASPSLVAIELSSSRGSRLIEVDRQGTVLLPFRRVADGFRHHSAADVAAARLPADALRGRIVLLGGSAAGLLDQRVTPVNEALPGVEVHANLLAGLLAGKLPHAPAWATLVEAAVLSLLALILLPLLPRLSPPAAVGLTLVLVLVLAVLNLLAWATADLVLPAAASLCLLTLLLALQLFFGSFIESRARRRLAVLFGQYVPPELVDEMSRDPERYDMRGRNAELTVLFADVRGFTTIAEQMPAGELAAMMNEYLSAMTDVIRAHRGTLDKYVGDAIVAFWGAPVADPLHARHAVAAALTMQAALPALNQRLAMRGWPVLRIGIGINSGTMVVGDMGSRHRRAYTVLGDAVNLAARLQGLSTHYDAGVIIGEATRQELGDWPCRELDRVAVRGRAARVTIHEPLAG
- the fliW gene encoding flagellar assembly protein FliW translates to MKIDLERFGLKDVPVDPQTVFTFAVGPAGFPDCRRFTFFHEEGPQPAVFWLQSLDDVAVAFPIVAPETLDLEYEIELSDEDCAELELERPEDAAVVIIVYRGAADGGAIGANTRSPIILNLQRRRAMQKILQEVHPTLLYRAR